A stretch of Phoenix dactylifera cultivar Barhee BC4 unplaced genomic scaffold, palm_55x_up_171113_PBpolish2nd_filt_p 000988F, whole genome shotgun sequence DNA encodes these proteins:
- the LOC120107726 gene encoding uncharacterized protein LOC120107726, giving the protein MDLAGGEYMPSNATPTTKEARLRRAHFPGAVKQRAYRFDGLGNYTTKQWDLTQANGSGNGEEFYWYHVELPKGNQKLAGFAQYLIDVLCPPLKLHDILALVSNGPFVGHVDGAFVFRVNSPGPAASNFTLRLAARVTENSVVTVSLGRVPRLGFSPTGQSLLSEIPSVGGDGEKAANGSFVIPEHVLEFLLTMNHSEEADNPVPKTVSNLVVHIIDTHLDHMQDIVTKMEMELDSVELELDKGGSSLKKQMLDDRRFPKMHLNLQHLLQVVSHGEQVFPRVKEKCATKSWFASEDIVALEELIGRLRRLKENLGFITNRVTAVQAGLDSWQSEQINRKLYYLSFLSMIFLPLSIVTGIFGMNVGGVPWTNQRDPELKDGFINVMIVCAVILFLLLFCFIFPSLYTRISAWRRKYALKKSWSLNRKSFFRRTLPNGGLWRGEGYTRI; this is encoded by the exons ATGGATCTTGCCGGCGGCGAGTACATGCCTTCCAATGCGACTCCCACCACTAAAGAGGCGCGTCTCCGTCGCGCCCACTTCCCCGGCGCCGTCAAGCAGCGCGCCTACCGCTTCGACGGCCTCGGCAACTACACCACCAAACAATGGGACCTCACACAAGCCAACGGCAGCGGCAACGGCGAAGAGTTCTACTGGTACCACGTCGAGCTACCCAAGGGGAACCAGAAGCTAGCCGGCTTCGCTCAATACCTCATCGACGTCCTCTGCCCGCCGTTAAAGCTCCACGACATCCTCGCTTTAGTTAGCAATGGCCCCTTCGTCGGCCACGTCGACGGCGCGTTTGTTTTCCGGGTGAACTCCCCGGGCCCGGCGGCGAGCAATTTCACTCTCCGGCTTGCGGCGAGGGTGACGGAGAACTCGGTCGTCACGGTGTCGCTCGGGAGGGTGCCGAGGCTCGGGTTCTCGCCGACGGGGCAGTCGCTGCTTTCGGAGATTCCGAGCGTCGGGGGCGATGGGGAGAAGGCAGCGAATGGGAGTTTTGTGATTCCGGAGCATGTGCTGGAGTTCTTGTTGACGATGAATCACTCGGAGGAGGCCGACAACCCGGTGCCGAAGACGGTGTCGAATTTGGTCGTCCATATTATTGATACACATTTGGATCATATGCAGGATATAGTGACTAAGATGGAGATGGAATTGGACTCTGTGGAGCTCGAATTGGATAAAG GTGGCTCCTCATTAAAGAAACAAATGTTGGATGACAGAAGATTCCCCAAAATGCATCTGAATTTGCAGCACCTTCTACAg GTAGTTTCTCATGGCGAGCAGGTCTTTCCACGTGTAAAAGAGAAGTGTGCAACCAAAAGTTGGTTTGCAAGTGAAGACATTGTTGCTCTTGAAGAACTAATTGGTCGTCTTAGGAGGCTAAAAGAGAATTTGGGATTTATAACGAATCGGGTGACAGCAGTTCAGGCTGGTCTTGATAGCTGGCAATCAGAACAGATAAACCGGAAGCTCTACTACCTTTCTTTCCTCTCGATGATCTTCCTTCCATTATCTATTGTCACTGGAA TATTTGGGATGAATGTCGGAGGTGTTCCATGGACAAATCAGAGGGACCCTGAATTGAAAGATGGATTCATTAATGTTATGATAGTCTGTGCAGTGATACtgtttcttttgttattttgtttCATCTTTCCATCTCTCTACACACGTATATCTGCTTGGAGAAGAAAGTATGCACTGAAAAAGAGCTGGTCTCTTAATAGAAAATCTTTCTTCAGAAGAACGCTTCCTAATGGTGGACTTTGGAGAGGAGAAGGTTACACACGCATCTGA